From a region of the Balaenoptera musculus isolate JJ_BM4_2016_0621 chromosome 15, mBalMus1.pri.v3, whole genome shotgun sequence genome:
- the FOXA2 gene encoding hepatocyte nuclear factor 3-beta isoform X1 has protein sequence MHSASSMLGAVKMEGHEPSDWSSYYAEPEGYSSVSNMNAGLGMNGMNTYMSMSAAAMGSGSGNMSAGSMNMSSYVGAGMSPSLAGMSPGAGAMAGMGGSAGAAGVAGMGPHLSPSLSPLGGQAAGAMGGLAPYANMNSMSPMYGQAGLSRARDPKTYRRSYTHAKPPYSYISLITMAIQQSPNKMLTLSEIYQWIMDLFPFYRQNQQRWQNSIRHSLSFNDCFLKVPRSPDKPGKGSFWTLHPDSGNMFENGCYLRRQKRFKCEKQLALKEAAGAAGGGKKAAAGAQASQGQLGEAAGPVSETPAGTESPHSSASPCQEHKRGGLGEMKGTPAAALSPAEPAPSPGQQQQAAAHLLGPPHHPGLPPEAHLKPEHHYAFNHPFSINNLMSSEQQHHHSHHHHQPHKMDLKAYEQVMHYPGYGSPMPGSLAMGPVTNKAGLDASTLAPDTSYYQGVYSRPIMNSS, from the exons ATGCACTCGGCTTCCAGTATGCTGGGAGCAGTGAAGATGGAAGGGCACGAGCCGTCCGACTGGAGCAGCTACTATGCCGAGCCCGAG GGCTACTCCTCGGTGAGCAACATGAACGCCGGCCTGGGGATGAACGGCATGAACACGTACATGAGCATGTCGGCGGCCGCCATGGGCAGCGGCTCGGGCAACATGAGCGCCGGCTCCATGAACATGTCGTCGTACGTGGGCGCGGGCATGAGCCCGTCCCTGGCCGGCATGTCCCCCGGGGCGGGCGCCATGGCCGGCATGGGCGGCTCGGCCGGGGCGGCCGGCGTGGCTGGCATGGGGCCGCACCTGAGCCCGAGCCTGAGCCCGCTCGGGGGGCAGGCGGCCGGGGCCATGGGCGGCCTGGCACCCTACGCGAACATGAACTCCATGAGCCCCATGTACGGGCAGGCGGGCCTGAGCCGCGCGCGCGACCCCAAGACTTACCGGCGCAGCTACACGCACGCCAAGCCGCCCTACTCGTACATTTCGCTCATCACCATGGCCATTCAGCAGAGCCCCAACAAGATGCTGACGCTGAGCGAGATCTACCAGTGGATCATGGACCTCTTCCCCTTCTACCGGCAGAACCAGCAGCGCTGGCAGAACTCCATCCGCCACTCGCTCTCCTTCAACGACTGCTTCCTCAAGGTGCCCCGCTCGCCCGACAAGCCCGGCAAGGGCTCCTTCTGGACCCTGCACCCCGACTCGGGCAACATGTTCGAGAATGGCTGCTACCTGCGCCGCCAGAAGCGCTTCAAGTGCGAAAAGCAGCTGGCCCTGAAGGAGGCCGCGGGCGCCGCGGGCGGCGGTAAGAAGGCGGCCGCCGGGGCCCAGGCCTCGCAGGGTCAGCTCGGGGAGGCCGCCGGGCCGGTCTCCGAGACTCCGGCGGGCACCGAATCACCCCACTCGAGCGCCTCCCCGTGCCAGGAGCACAAGCGAGGGGGCCTCGGGGAGATGAAGGGGACGCCGGCCGCGGCGTTGAGCCCCGCGGAGCCGGCGCCCTCgccagggcagcagcagcaggccgCGGCCCACCTGCTGGGCCCGCCGCATCACCCGGGCCTGCCGCCAGAGGCCCACCTGAAGCCGGAGCACCACTACGCCTTCAACCACCCCTTCTCCATCAACAACCTCATGTCCTCGGAGCAGCAGCACCACcacagccatcaccaccaccagccccacaAAATGGACCTCAAGGCCTACGAACAGGTGATGCACTACCCCGGCTACGGGTCCCCCATGCCGGGAAGCCTGGCCATGGGCCCGGTCACGAACAAAGCGGGCCTGGACGCCTCGACCCTGGCCCCAGACACCTCCTACTACCAGGGGGTGTACTCCAGGCCCATTATGAACTCCTCTTAA
- the FOXA2 gene encoding hepatocyte nuclear factor 3-beta isoform X2, which yields MLGAVKMEGHEPSDWSSYYAEPEGYSSVSNMNAGLGMNGMNTYMSMSAAAMGSGSGNMSAGSMNMSSYVGAGMSPSLAGMSPGAGAMAGMGGSAGAAGVAGMGPHLSPSLSPLGGQAAGAMGGLAPYANMNSMSPMYGQAGLSRARDPKTYRRSYTHAKPPYSYISLITMAIQQSPNKMLTLSEIYQWIMDLFPFYRQNQQRWQNSIRHSLSFNDCFLKVPRSPDKPGKGSFWTLHPDSGNMFENGCYLRRQKRFKCEKQLALKEAAGAAGGGKKAAAGAQASQGQLGEAAGPVSETPAGTESPHSSASPCQEHKRGGLGEMKGTPAAALSPAEPAPSPGQQQQAAAHLLGPPHHPGLPPEAHLKPEHHYAFNHPFSINNLMSSEQQHHHSHHHHQPHKMDLKAYEQVMHYPGYGSPMPGSLAMGPVTNKAGLDASTLAPDTSYYQGVYSRPIMNSS from the exons ATGCTGGGAGCAGTGAAGATGGAAGGGCACGAGCCGTCCGACTGGAGCAGCTACTATGCCGAGCCCGAG GGCTACTCCTCGGTGAGCAACATGAACGCCGGCCTGGGGATGAACGGCATGAACACGTACATGAGCATGTCGGCGGCCGCCATGGGCAGCGGCTCGGGCAACATGAGCGCCGGCTCCATGAACATGTCGTCGTACGTGGGCGCGGGCATGAGCCCGTCCCTGGCCGGCATGTCCCCCGGGGCGGGCGCCATGGCCGGCATGGGCGGCTCGGCCGGGGCGGCCGGCGTGGCTGGCATGGGGCCGCACCTGAGCCCGAGCCTGAGCCCGCTCGGGGGGCAGGCGGCCGGGGCCATGGGCGGCCTGGCACCCTACGCGAACATGAACTCCATGAGCCCCATGTACGGGCAGGCGGGCCTGAGCCGCGCGCGCGACCCCAAGACTTACCGGCGCAGCTACACGCACGCCAAGCCGCCCTACTCGTACATTTCGCTCATCACCATGGCCATTCAGCAGAGCCCCAACAAGATGCTGACGCTGAGCGAGATCTACCAGTGGATCATGGACCTCTTCCCCTTCTACCGGCAGAACCAGCAGCGCTGGCAGAACTCCATCCGCCACTCGCTCTCCTTCAACGACTGCTTCCTCAAGGTGCCCCGCTCGCCCGACAAGCCCGGCAAGGGCTCCTTCTGGACCCTGCACCCCGACTCGGGCAACATGTTCGAGAATGGCTGCTACCTGCGCCGCCAGAAGCGCTTCAAGTGCGAAAAGCAGCTGGCCCTGAAGGAGGCCGCGGGCGCCGCGGGCGGCGGTAAGAAGGCGGCCGCCGGGGCCCAGGCCTCGCAGGGTCAGCTCGGGGAGGCCGCCGGGCCGGTCTCCGAGACTCCGGCGGGCACCGAATCACCCCACTCGAGCGCCTCCCCGTGCCAGGAGCACAAGCGAGGGGGCCTCGGGGAGATGAAGGGGACGCCGGCCGCGGCGTTGAGCCCCGCGGAGCCGGCGCCCTCgccagggcagcagcagcaggccgCGGCCCACCTGCTGGGCCCGCCGCATCACCCGGGCCTGCCGCCAGAGGCCCACCTGAAGCCGGAGCACCACTACGCCTTCAACCACCCCTTCTCCATCAACAACCTCATGTCCTCGGAGCAGCAGCACCACcacagccatcaccaccaccagccccacaAAATGGACCTCAAGGCCTACGAACAGGTGATGCACTACCCCGGCTACGGGTCCCCCATGCCGGGAAGCCTGGCCATGGGCCCGGTCACGAACAAAGCGGGCCTGGACGCCTCGACCCTGGCCCCAGACACCTCCTACTACCAGGGGGTGTACTCCAGGCCCATTATGAACTCCTCTTAA